A genomic region of Phragmites australis chromosome 2, lpPhrAust1.1, whole genome shotgun sequence contains the following coding sequences:
- the LOC133908761 gene encoding uncharacterized protein LOC133908761 translates to MTAAPAAEAWLRPSANIRAASFTDTTSSAPTRLCIGQRSAERSFAGIQIAPSCLSRCKITHVKNGEADGYPKTEDMLVDEETLQSNLDRAIKEEDYARAAKIRDDLLVLHEDTKASLLAANARFYNAFKNGDIAAMYSIWANGDHVYVVHPAAGRISGYDVVMQSWEMVCNADYEFPLNIDLKNIEVHVHGNVGYVTCLEVVKTKGRTWGKQIATNIFEKVDGTWLICVHHASHIEE, encoded by the exons ATGACGGCGGCGCCCGCTGCTGAAGCCTGGCTGCGGCCATCTGCAAACATACGGGCGGCCTCGTTCACCGACACCACCAGCTCCGCTCCTACGCGGCTCTGCATCGGACAACGCAGCGCGGAGAGATCCTT TGCAGGGATTCAAATTGCACCGTCCTGTTTGAGCAGATGCAAAATAACCCATGTTAAAAACGGGGAGGCTGATGGATATCCAAAAACTGAGGATATGTTGGTTGATGAAGAAACTCTTCAGTCTAATTTGGACAGAGCCATCAAGGAAGAAGATTATGCACGTGCTGCAAAGATCCGGGATGATCTGCTTGTCCTCCATGAGGATACCAAAGCTTCGCTCCTTGCAGCAAATGCGCGGTTCTATAATGCCTTCAAGAATGGAGATATCGCTGCGATGTACTCTATCTGGGCTAATGGCGACCATGTATATGTTGTGCACCCTGCTGCAGGTCGGATATCCGGTTATGATGTGGTCATGCAAAGCTGGGAGATGGTTTGCAATGCGGATTATGAGTTCCCTCTAAATATTGATCTCAAGAACATAGAGGTTCATGTCCATGGCAACGTCGGTTATGTCACATGCTTGGAGGTCGTGAAGACGAAAGGAAGAACTTGGGGAAAGCAAATCGCCACCAACATCTTTGAGAAGGTCGATGGCACATGGCTGATATGTGTTCACCATGCTTCCCACATTGAAGAATGA
- the LOC133908760 gene encoding uncharacterized protein LOC133908760: MVLPLVKLGSLAFRTLSKPIAARLKHSAGIHPKFRGLIIGIAQANHRFTTNMQRRLYGRATDIHIRPLNEEKAIQAAADLLGELFVFSVAGAAIIYEVQRSARSEARKEETRKQEIEAIKKREEELAIEVQLMKQRISEMERQYVKWSLPGFRGFSTAHAATAAKPGAQQPTAGYWACVGS, encoded by the exons ATGGTGCTGCCGCTGGTGAAGCTCGGCTCGCTCGCGTTCCGGACGCTGAGCAAGCCCATCGCGGCCCGCCTCAAGCACAGCGCCGGCATCCACCCCAAGTTCCGCGGGCTCATCATCGGCATCGCGCAG GCAAACCATCGTTTCACAACAAATATGCAGAGGCGACTATATGGACGTGCGACTGACATTCACATTCGGCCCCTGAATGAGGAGAAAGCTATTCAAGCTGCTGCAGATCTTCTTGGCGAACTATTTGTTTTCTCG GTCGCTGGTGCTGCAATTATCTATGAGGTGCAAAGAAGTGCTAGGTCAGAAGCCAGAAAAGAGGAGACCCGAAAGCAGGAAATCGAG GCGATCAAGAAAAGGGAGGAGGAACTAGCCATCGAAGTGCAGCTCATGAAACAGAGGATCAGCGAGATGGAGCGGCAGTACGTGAAATGGAGTCTCCCAGGCTTTCGCGGCTTCAGCACTGCCcatgcagcaacagcagcaaagCCTGGTGCTCAGCAGCCAACGGCTGG TTATTGGGCATGCGTTGGGTCATAG
- the LOC133908759 gene encoding uncharacterized protein LOC133908759, whose product MWWRAVRARRRVAGARPATTAAAAAEKTCRAVVVPRFGGPEVLEVRQGVAVPDLKPREVLVRARAVSINPLDLRMRSGYGRSIFKPHLPLILGRDISGEVAATGTSASSFSIGQEVFGALHPTALRGTYADYAILPLDELTLKPSTLSHVEASAIPFAALTAWRALHGTARISEGQRVLVIGGGGAVGLAAVQLAVAAGCGVSATCGAQSVERVMGAGAEQAIDYTTEDTESAVKGKFDAVLDTIGVPETERIGINVLRRGGHYMTLQGEAAALADVYGLAVGLPVATATLLKRQMQYRYSHGIEYWWTYMRADPEGLHEIQRLSGAGKLQIPVEKTFPISQVREAHKAKERKLVPGKVVLEFDKC is encoded by the exons ATGTGGTGGAGGGCTGTGAGGGCCCGCCGGCGTGTCGCCGGTGCGCGGCCGGcgaccacggcggcggcggcggcagagaAGACCTGCCGCGCGGTGGTGGTGCCGCGTTTCGGTGGGCCGGAGGTGCTGGAGGTCAGGCAGGGCGTGGCCGTGCCCGATCTGAAGCCAAGGGAGGTgctcgtgcgcgcgcgcgccgtCTCTATCAATCCCCTGGATTTGCGA ATGCGATCTGGTTATGGGCGTTCTATATTCAAGCCACACCTACCTCTGATCCTGGGTCGGGACATCAGTGGTGAAGTTGCAGCCACAGGGACTTCTGCGTCGTCATTTTCCATTGGGCAGGAAGTGTTCGGTGCGTTGCATCCAACAGCTCTCAGAGGGACATATGCTGATTATGCAATTCTTCCATTGGATGAGCTTACTCTCAAACCATCTACGCTCAGTCATGTG GAGGCTAGTGCAATCCCATTCGCTGCATTGACTGCATGGCGTGCTTTACATGGTACGGCTCGAATTTCTGAAGG ACAAAGAGTACTTGTgattggtggaggaggagcggttGGGCTAGCTGCCGTTCAGCTTGCAGTAGCTGCTGGGTGTGGTGTTTCTGCTACCTGTGGAGCCCAAAGTGTTGAGCGAGTTATGGGAGCTGGTGCTGAACAAGCTATTGATTACACCACTGAG GATACTGAATCGGCGGTTAAAGGAAAGTTTGATGCTGTTTTAGACACTATAGGAGTACCTGAGACTGAAAGAATTGGCATCAATGTTCTGAGGAGAGGTGGACATTATATGACTCTTCAG GGAGAAGCTGCCGCACTAGCAGATGTATATGGATTGGCTGTAGGGCTTCCGGTTGCTACTGCTACTTTACTAAAGAGACAGATGCAGTATCGTTATTCCCATGGAATAG AGTATTGGTGGACATACATGAGAGCTGATCCTGAAGGGCTTCATGAGATCCAAAGGCTATCTGGAGCTGGGAAATTACAGATACCCGTGGAGAAGACTTTTCCCATCAGCCAAGTAAGAGAAGCTCATAAGGCCAAGGAGAGAAAGTTGGTGCCTGGCAAGGTGGTTCTAGAATTCGACAAATGTTAG